AGGTTTCCACGCATCTTTATGGACAGGAGATCAATGCTGAGACCTATGCCATTTGCAAGGCGGATCTTTTGCTGAAGGGCGAAGGCAGCGCAGCGGATAATATTGTCGGAGGTCCGGAATATTCGACGCTTTCCAATGATGCTTTCCCTTCCCACAAGTTTGATTTTATGCTCAGCAATCCGCCTTATGGCAAGAGTTGGAAGAATGATCTGGCGCGTATGGGGGGCAAGAGCGGCTTATCTGATCCGCGATTTCTTATCGCTCACAACGGCGACGCGGAATATTCCCTGCTCACCCGCTCCAGCGATGGGCAGATGCTGTTCCTCGCCAATCTGCTTTCGAAGATGAAGCGCGATACCACGCTGGGCAGCCGCATTGCCGAGGTTCATAATGGAAGTTCCTTGTTCACTGGTGATGCCGGGCAGGGGGAGAGCAATATCCGCCGTTGGATTATCGAGAATGACTATCTGGAGGCGATTGTCGCGCTGCCGCTCAATATGTTCTACAATACGGGTATTGCCACGTACATCTGGGTGTTGACCAATCGCAAGCCAGCGCATCGGCGCGGCAAGGTGCAACTTATCGACGCGACCGAGTGGTACAGTCCTTTGCGTAAGAATCTGGGCGCCAAGAACTGCGAGTTGTCCAATGACGACATCCGCCGCATTTGCGATGCTTTTCTCGCGTTTGAGGAGACGGAACAGTCGAAGATTTTTCCCAATAAGGCATTTGGCTACTATAAGGTGACGGTTGAACGACCACTGCGGCTCGCTGTTGATTTGTCGCCAGAGCAACGGACGCGATTTCGGGATGCTTGCCGAGAAGCAAAGGAAGAGCCGCTCGCCGATGTGGTTGATCTGGTGGCGGAGACTTTGGGCAACGGTCCCCATCTCGATTTCAACAGTTTCATGGATGCGGTTGCCGCAGAGGCTTCTGAGCAGGGCGTTAAGCTGATCGCCAAGCGGAAAAAGCTGTTGCAAACGTCGCTGGCATTCCGGGACGAAGCCGCCGAGCCAGTGATTAAGAGGGTCCACAAATTGGGCAATAGGGAGCCAAATCCGATTCGCGGTCTGGTAGAGACGACTGTGAATGACCAGTGCGTTATCGTTGAATATGAGCCAGACAGCGAGTTGCGAGATACCGAACAGGTCCCCTTGCTCGACGAGGGCGGTATTGAGGGTTTCTTGCGCCGCGAGGTGTTACCTTATGCTCCAGATGCATGGTATGTCCTGACGAGTGTCAAGATTGGCTATGAGATCAGCTTTACCCGCCACTTCTACAAGCCACAACCTATGCGGTCAAGAGAAGAGATTCGCGCTGATATAATGGCGTTGGAGCGAGAGAGTGAGGGGGTACTGGCAGAGATTATTGGGGAGTAAACATCTTACCGAATGCAATTCCCTTCTTAAAACAGGCAGGGATGGACTT
The nucleotide sequence above comes from Gemmatimonadota bacterium. Encoded proteins:
- a CDS encoding class I SAM-dependent DNA methyltransferase, whose translation is MQDSQVNRIPNFIWGIADDVLRDLYVRGKYRDIILPMTVIRRLDAALEPTKQAVLTMRTRLDEDGVIEQEAALKQAAGHAFYNASPFTLRDLRSRANRQQLRADFEAYLDGFSSNVQDILKNFEFRNQIPRLSDADALGALIEKFLSPDINLSPYPVENGDGSVRFSGLDNHAMGTIFEELVRRFNEENNEEAGEHWTPRDAVKLMANLIFLPVADEIESSTYLLYDGACGTGGMLTVAEETLRDLAQERGKQVSTHLYGQEINAETYAICKADLLLKGEGSAADNIVGGPEYSTLSNDAFPSHKFDFMLSNPPYGKSWKNDLARMGGKSGLSDPRFLIAHNGDAEYSLLTRSSDGQMLFLANLLSKMKRDTTLGSRIAEVHNGSSLFTGDAGQGESNIRRWIIENDYLEAIVALPLNMFYNTGIATYIWVLTNRKPAHRRGKVQLIDATEWYSPLRKNLGAKNCELSNDDIRRICDAFLAFEETEQSKIFPNKAFGYYKVTVERPLRLAVDLSPEQRTRFRDACREAKEEPLADVVDLVAETLGNGPHLDFNSFMDAVAAEASEQGVKLIAKRKKLLQTSLAFRDEAAEPVIKRVHKLGNREPNPIRGLVETTVNDQCVIVEYEPDSELRDTEQVPLLDEGGIEGFLRREVLPYAPDAWYVLTSVKIGYEISFTRHFYKPQPMRSREEIRADIMALERESEGVLAEIIGE